From Longimicrobiales bacterium, one genomic window encodes:
- a CDS encoding TlpA disulfide reductase family protein: MSQATLHGPHGALHGFYGSMSHSAESRKPEKPKHGRLFLWGERLVTFGLLVFVAYRLGPQLGALTGVGPDEGRVPTYELATLDGGLITSEDLAGKVVVVNFWATWCGPCKLEMPSLQSLHEDRADDGVAVVGLSTDVGSQAGIAEFLIERDITFPVGRATAAHRQAFGGIHGTPTTFVIDRSGVVRHRVVGYFAPPALRVAVNRLLKEAPAAAAIVP; this comes from the coding sequence GTGAGCCAAGCGACCCTCCACGGACCCCACGGAGCCCTTCACGGGTTCTATGGGTCCATGAGCCACTCCGCCGAATCACGAAAGCCTGAGAAACCGAAGCACGGTCGTCTCTTTCTATGGGGCGAACGTCTCGTGACGTTCGGCCTGTTGGTGTTTGTTGCCTACCGGCTTGGGCCGCAGCTCGGCGCTCTCACCGGAGTAGGCCCAGACGAGGGTCGGGTCCCTACTTATGAACTGGCCACACTCGATGGCGGGCTCATTACCTCCGAAGATCTCGCGGGCAAGGTCGTCGTCGTGAATTTCTGGGCCACTTGGTGCGGCCCGTGCAAACTCGAGATGCCCTCCCTACAGTCGCTTCACGAAGACCGCGCCGACGATGGCGTTGCCGTCGTCGGGCTCTCGACGGATGTAGGCAGCCAGGCGGGAATCGCGGAATTCTTGATCGAACGCGACATCACGTTTCCCGTCGGCCGAGCCACGGCAGCGCACCGGCAGGCGTTTGGGGGCATCCATGGTACGCCCACCACCTTCGTGATCGATCGTTCAGGGGTCGTCCGCCATCGGGTGGTCGGGTACTTCGCTCCACCTGCGCTACGCGTGGCCGTGAATCGGCTCCTGAAAGAGGCGCCGGCGGCAGCCGCTATAGTGCCCTAA
- a CDS encoding ATP-binding cassette domain-containing protein, which translates to MIQLHDVTKTYRSLIPPKPVVALAGMTLSFDAGEVVGIAGPNGAGKSTMLSLVLGFLSPTAGSVDIDGMKPRRFALAWGAARLEPTLRSASQIAWVRTDRL; encoded by the coding sequence GTGATTCAACTGCACGACGTCACCAAGACCTACAGATCTCTGATCCCGCCAAAGCCGGTCGTCGCTCTGGCCGGTATGACGCTGAGCTTCGACGCGGGAGAGGTCGTCGGGATCGCGGGCCCGAACGGTGCCGGAAAGAGCACCATGCTCAGCCTGGTCCTCGGCTTTCTATCTCCGACGGCTGGAAGCGTCGATATCGACGGCATGAAGCCTCGTCGCTTCGCGCTGGCCTGGGGGGCCGCTCGACTCGAACCCACTTTGCGCTCTGCTTCGCAGATCGCGTGGGTTCGAACGGATAGGTTGTGA
- the ispG gene encoding flavodoxin-dependent (E)-4-hydroxy-3-methylbut-2-enyl-diphosphate synthase: MIPVDRRKTVPVNVGGVTIGGDAPIVVQSMTNTDTADVASTVDQVKLLADAGSQLVRVTVNNDASAQAVPEIVSQLADQGYATPIVGDFHYNGHLLLTKYEAAAQALAKLRINPGNVGTKHRDKNFTEIVKVAIAHDKPVRIGVNWGSLDQRLLTELMDANAASDQPKGAKEVLLQAMVESAVRSAALAEEVGLAHDKIVLSTKVSTVRDLITVYRMLAARTEHSLHLGLTEAGLGTKGIVATTAGLAPLLLDGIGDTIRVSLTPKPGGDRAEEVRVARQILQSLAIRHFEPQVTSCPGCGRTTSTFFQEMAEDITDYIREMMPEWQEKYPGVEEMDVAVMGCVVNGPGESKYANIGISLPGTFEEPVAPVYIDGSHSVTLKGDGLVDEFKDILSDYVRRTYGAEA, translated from the coding sequence GTGATCCCGGTAGATCGCAGAAAAACAGTCCCCGTCAATGTTGGTGGCGTCACGATTGGTGGCGATGCCCCGATTGTTGTTCAGTCGATGACCAACACGGACACGGCCGACGTGGCGTCCACAGTCGACCAGGTAAAGCTGCTGGCGGACGCAGGGTCGCAGTTGGTGCGGGTTACGGTGAACAATGATGCTTCGGCCCAGGCCGTCCCTGAGATCGTGTCGCAGTTGGCTGACCAGGGGTACGCCACCCCGATCGTAGGGGACTTTCACTACAACGGGCACCTGCTGCTCACGAAGTACGAAGCCGCTGCGCAGGCGTTGGCCAAGCTTCGGATCAACCCGGGTAACGTGGGGACGAAACACCGGGACAAGAATTTCACCGAGATCGTCAAAGTTGCGATCGCTCATGACAAGCCTGTCCGAATCGGCGTGAACTGGGGCTCGCTGGATCAGCGACTCCTCACGGAGTTGATGGACGCCAACGCGGCGTCTGATCAACCGAAGGGCGCGAAGGAGGTTCTCCTCCAAGCGATGGTGGAGAGCGCTGTGCGGTCTGCAGCGCTCGCGGAGGAAGTGGGCCTGGCTCACGACAAGATCGTGCTCTCGACGAAAGTCTCGACGGTTCGTGACCTGATTACGGTGTACCGCATGCTCGCAGCTCGGACCGAACATTCCCTGCATCTCGGACTCACCGAGGCTGGGTTGGGCACGAAGGGGATCGTCGCGACCACTGCTGGACTCGCTCCGCTGCTCTTGGACGGCATCGGGGACACGATTCGTGTCTCGCTCACTCCGAAGCCCGGCGGTGACCGAGCGGAAGAGGTGCGGGTCGCACGACAGATCCTTCAGTCCCTCGCGATTCGGCACTTCGAGCCGCAGGTCACGTCCTGCCCAGGGTGTGGTCGAACAACCAGCACGTTCTTCCAGGAAATGGCTGAGGACATCACCGACTACATTCGTGAGATGATGCCCGAGTGGCAGGAAAAGTACCCGGGTGTCGAAGAAATGGACGTCGCGGTCATGGGGTGCGTCGTAAATGGCCCAGGCGAGTCGAAGTATGCGAATATCGGCATCTCCTTGCCGGGTACATTCGAGGAGCCGGTGGCCCCTGTCTATATTGATGGGAGCCACTCGGTGACCCTGAAAGGCGACGGCCTGGTGGACG